The following proteins come from a genomic window of Coffea arabica cultivar ET-39 chromosome 11c, Coffea Arabica ET-39 HiFi, whole genome shotgun sequence:
- the LOC113715626 gene encoding F-box/FBD/LRR-repeat protein At1g13570 yields MGSEKRTRIDMEGCSLDRISSLPDNVIDHIFVYLPTRDAARTSILSSKWRYIWAGHPNIVLNKQFAEDVRGNRSAIEFQQYYVKTVSKILFQHVGPILKFDLQVPDLPLDEYSVIDQWLLFLSRQGPEELILNNSDRIPYCVPSCIFSCPKLIKVHISKCICKTVPTALEGFRALRDLRLFQITFESPVQITLPKLAILCINRCWGVRWFNISCLRLKRLSFCDNDDLELSHYINCSELILARIWLLNGVVEHHRQNERISLTKLLSPWPSLEYLGLNGDFLKYMVAGSTIPEKLPTATLKCLTILVMFHFACNFDEIVCTLCLLRSAVNLRKLAILAKKIVHTDIKVADYLEKPGLMNQSLEGLQTVMMINFQGSRNELLFVKLLLANSPSIERMFLEEDKNIDPVVRLGISKELMQFSRASTKAKIIFQPELFEIYRRFYTSV; encoded by the exons ATGGGTTCAGAAAAAAGGACAAGGATCGACATGGAAGGGTGTTCTCTTGATAGAATCTCGAGCCTTCCGGACAATGTTATAGATCATATATTTGTATACCTTCCAACTCGAGATGCGGCAAGAACAAGTATTTTGTCCAGTAAGTGGAGATATATCTGGGCTGGACATCCAAACATTGTGCTTAACAAGCAATTTGCGGAAGATGTTAGGGGCAATAGATCAGCGATCGAGTTCCAACAATACTATGTAAAGACAGTGAGCAAAATACTCTTTCAACACGTTGGGCCCATCCTCAAATTTGATCTTCAAGTCCCAGATTTACCTTTGGATGAGTATTCCGTTATTGATCAATGGCTGCTCTTCTTATCAAGGCAGGGTCCCGAAGAACTGATTCTTAATAATTCGGATCGAATTCCTTACTGTGTCCCTTCTTGTATTTTCTCTTGTCCGAAGCTTATCAAAGTACACATCTCAAAGTGTATCTGCAAAACAGTACCCACAGCCTTGGAAGGCTTCAGGGCGCTCAGAGACCTCAGACTATTTCAAATAACCTTTGAGTCGCCCGTCCAAATCACCCTGCCTAAACTTGCCATTTTGTGCATAAATAGGTGTTGGGGTGTTCGATGGTTTAATATATCTTGCTTAAGACTAAAAAGATTGAGTTTTTGCGAcaatgatgatcttgaattgaGCCACTATATTAACTGCTCTGAGTTAATCCTTGCACGTATTTGGTTGTTAAATGGAGTTGTTGAACATCATAGACAGAATGAGAGGATCTCATTGACCAAGCTTCTCAGCCCCTGGCCTTCACTCGAGTACCTTGGGCTGAATGGAGATTTTCTTAAG TATATGGTTGCAGGTAGTACCATTCCTGAGAAGCTTCCAACAGCAACATTGAAATGCTTGACAATTCTTGTAATGTTTCATTTTGCCTGCAATTTCGATGAGATTGTTTGCACACTTTGCTTACTTCGGAGTGCCGTCAACTTGCGTAAATTGGCGATTCTG gccaagaagattgtacacacTGATATCAAAGTTGCTGATTACTTGGAAAAGCCAGGTCTCATGAATCAAAGTTTAGAGGGCCTTCAAACTGTGATGATGATCAATTTCCAGGGTTCAAGAAATGAACTGCTTTTTGTTAAGCTTTTGCTTGCAAATTCCCCATCAATCGAAAGAATGTTTCTTGAAGAGGACAAAAATATTGACCCTGTTGTAAGGCTGGGGATATCCAAAGAACTGATGCAGTTCTCACGAGCTTCAACTAaagcaaaaatcattttccaaccaGAGCTTTTTGAAATCTATCGTAGATTTTATACTAGTGTTTAA
- the LOC140017036 gene encoding F-box/FBD/LRR-repeat protein At1g13570-like isoform X1, with the protein MIVFFLFGSIIRTMMGKSSETTATEGDMEDRISSLPRNVIDLILDRVPIRDAARASLLSSKWRYVLAEYPHLRFNQQFSNAIARNRLPSEFNNDYVHIVNRILLQHFGPILKFVLDLPELHPMRLSDVDQWMLFLSRKGVRELTFDNSSSSPYKLPAYIFSFSELTYLKTSRCIFRPPTTFEGFSKLNRLILVEITFGSSVLNVPQLVILILRNCSGVHHLNVSAPQLQKLTLYENDYLALDNYMICKKLAYAYLALPNGIQQHRQGERISLQELFGCWNTLTNAYLDGRFLKYLAAGIIPGRLPTTMDCLRQLMLFRISFDLDQTACILCLLQSSLCLQKFEIWIESVADNDVTVLNYLEEPSRTNQTIDGLQTVKIRYFKGSKPEVLFIKLLLSCAPSLEKIYIEEDEKLLLNERLRIAKELMRFSRASTKAEMMFQPLNSAST; encoded by the exons ATGATCGTATTCTTTTTGTTTGGCTCCATAATAAGAACCATGATGGGCAAAAGTAGTGAAACAACTGCAACTGAAGGTGATATGGAAGATAGAATTTCAAGCCTCCCAAGAAATGTTATCGATCTTATCCTAGATCGCGTGCCCATCCGAGATGCTGCAAGAGCAAGTCTTCTATCAAGCAAGTGGAGATATGTTTTGGCTGAGTATCCGCATCTGCGGTTTAATCAACAATTTTCAAATGCAATTGCACGAAACAGATTGCCCTCCGAATTCAACAACGACTATGTACATATAGTCAATAGAATACTCTTACAACACTTTGGACCCATCCTGAAATTTGTTCTTGACCTTCCAGAGCTGCATCCAATGAGATTGAGTGATGTTGATCAGTGGATGCTATTCCTATCAAGGAAGGGTGTCAGGGAACTCACTTTTGATAACTCAAGTTCCAGTCCTTACAAATTACCTGCTtacattttctctttttctgagCTTACCTATTTAAAAACATCTAGGTGTATTTTCAGACCACCAACTACTTTTGAAGGCTTTAGTAAGCTTAATCGCCTCATTTTGGTAGAGATCACCTTTGGATCATCAGTCCTAAATGTCCCCCAACTTGTCATTTTGATCTTAAGGAATTGCTCTGGTGTCCATCATTTAAATGTGTCTGCTCCACAGCTTCAAAAGTTGACTCTTTATGAAAATGATTATCTTGCATTGGACAATTACATGATCTGCAAGAAACTAGCTTATGCGTATCTTGCACTTCCAAATGGAATTCAACAACATAGACAGGGTGAGAGAATCAGCTTACAAGAGCTTTTTGGCTGCTGGAATACACTGACGAATGCGTATTTGGATGGAAGATTTCTCAAG TATCTGGCTGCAGGCATTATTCCTGGGAGGCTTCCAACCACAATGGACTGCTTGAGACAACTTATGTTGTTCCGTATTAGCTTTGATTTGGACCAGACTGCTTGCATTCTTTGCTTGCTGCAGAGTTCCCTCTGCTTACAAAAGTTTGAGATTTGG ATTGAATCAGTTGCAGATAATGATGTCACAGTTCTGAATTATTTGGAAGAGCCAAGTCGCACGAACCAAACAATTGATGGGCTTCAAACTGTGAAAATAAGATATTTCAAGGGTTCAAAACCTGAAGTGCTCTTTATAAAGCTCTTACTATCCTGTGCCCCTTCActcgaaaaaatatatattgaaGAGGATGAGAAGCTTCTTCTGAATGAAAGACTGAGAATAGCGAAGGAATTGATGCGCTTCTCACGTGCATCGACAAAAGCGGAAATGATGTTTCAACCATTAAACTCTGCGTCCACTTAG
- the LOC140017036 gene encoding F-box/FBD/LRR-repeat protein At1g13570-like isoform X2, producing the protein MMGKSSETTATEGDMEDRISSLPRNVIDLILDRVPIRDAARASLLSSKWRYVLAEYPHLRFNQQFSNAIARNRLPSEFNNDYVHIVNRILLQHFGPILKFVLDLPELHPMRLSDVDQWMLFLSRKGVRELTFDNSSSSPYKLPAYIFSFSELTYLKTSRCIFRPPTTFEGFSKLNRLILVEITFGSSVLNVPQLVILILRNCSGVHHLNVSAPQLQKLTLYENDYLALDNYMICKKLAYAYLALPNGIQQHRQGERISLQELFGCWNTLTNAYLDGRFLKYLAAGIIPGRLPTTMDCLRQLMLFRISFDLDQTACILCLLQSSLCLQKFEIWIESVADNDVTVLNYLEEPSRTNQTIDGLQTVKIRYFKGSKPEVLFIKLLLSCAPSLEKIYIEEDEKLLLNERLRIAKELMRFSRASTKAEMMFQPLNSAST; encoded by the exons ATGATGGGCAAAAGTAGTGAAACAACTGCAACTGAAGGTGATATGGAAGATAGAATTTCAAGCCTCCCAAGAAATGTTATCGATCTTATCCTAGATCGCGTGCCCATCCGAGATGCTGCAAGAGCAAGTCTTCTATCAAGCAAGTGGAGATATGTTTTGGCTGAGTATCCGCATCTGCGGTTTAATCAACAATTTTCAAATGCAATTGCACGAAACAGATTGCCCTCCGAATTCAACAACGACTATGTACATATAGTCAATAGAATACTCTTACAACACTTTGGACCCATCCTGAAATTTGTTCTTGACCTTCCAGAGCTGCATCCAATGAGATTGAGTGATGTTGATCAGTGGATGCTATTCCTATCAAGGAAGGGTGTCAGGGAACTCACTTTTGATAACTCAAGTTCCAGTCCTTACAAATTACCTGCTtacattttctctttttctgagCTTACCTATTTAAAAACATCTAGGTGTATTTTCAGACCACCAACTACTTTTGAAGGCTTTAGTAAGCTTAATCGCCTCATTTTGGTAGAGATCACCTTTGGATCATCAGTCCTAAATGTCCCCCAACTTGTCATTTTGATCTTAAGGAATTGCTCTGGTGTCCATCATTTAAATGTGTCTGCTCCACAGCTTCAAAAGTTGACTCTTTATGAAAATGATTATCTTGCATTGGACAATTACATGATCTGCAAGAAACTAGCTTATGCGTATCTTGCACTTCCAAATGGAATTCAACAACATAGACAGGGTGAGAGAATCAGCTTACAAGAGCTTTTTGGCTGCTGGAATACACTGACGAATGCGTATTTGGATGGAAGATTTCTCAAG TATCTGGCTGCAGGCATTATTCCTGGGAGGCTTCCAACCACAATGGACTGCTTGAGACAACTTATGTTGTTCCGTATTAGCTTTGATTTGGACCAGACTGCTTGCATTCTTTGCTTGCTGCAGAGTTCCCTCTGCTTACAAAAGTTTGAGATTTGG ATTGAATCAGTTGCAGATAATGATGTCACAGTTCTGAATTATTTGGAAGAGCCAAGTCGCACGAACCAAACAATTGATGGGCTTCAAACTGTGAAAATAAGATATTTCAAGGGTTCAAAACCTGAAGTGCTCTTTATAAAGCTCTTACTATCCTGTGCCCCTTCActcgaaaaaatatatattgaaGAGGATGAGAAGCTTCTTCTGAATGAAAGACTGAGAATAGCGAAGGAATTGATGCGCTTCTCACGTGCATCGACAAAAGCGGAAATGATGTTTCAACCATTAAACTCTGCGTCCACTTAG
- the LOC113716462 gene encoding protein NSP-INTERACTING KINASE 1, with protein MEVGKEASVFCYVVLFSFLACSNAWLSPDGVNPEVAALMDIKDLLKDPHGVLNWDRNAVDPCSWSMITCSRDTFVIALAAPSQSLSGLISPSIRNLTHLQTLLLQNNNLSGPIPSELGRLPKLQTIDISDNLFTGEIPPSLAQLKSLQYLRVNNNSLTGAIPLSLMNMTQLTFLDFSFNNLSGPVPKLPAKTFNILGNPMICPTGKEPECNGTAPMPLSLPLNNSQSLQPAAKPKSNRVALAFGTSLGCICLLIIGFGFFLWWRQKHSQQIFFDVNEQHHEEVCLGNLRRFQFRELQVATNNFSSKNILGKGGFGNVYKGYLQDGTIVAVKRLKDGNAIGGDIQFQTEVEMISLAVHRNLLRLYGFCITPTERLLVYPFMSNGSVASRLKAKPPLDWGTRKRIALGAARGLLYLHEQCDPKIIHRDVKAANILLDDYCEAVVGDFGLAKLLDHRDSHVTTAVRGTVGHIAPEYLSTGQSSEKTDVFGFGILLLELITGQRALEFGKAANQKGAMLDWVKKIHQEKKLELLVDKDLKNSYDRIELEEMAQVALLCTQYLPSHRPKMSEVVRMLEGDGLAEKWEASQRAEATRCRANEFSSSERYSDLTDDSSLLVQAMELSGPR; from the exons atggaagtgggaaaagaAGCTTCTGTTTTTTGTTATGTGGTTTTATTCAGCTTCTTGGCTTGTTCAAACGCTTGGCTTTCTCCTGACGGTGTTAATCCAGAAG TGGCTGCTTTGATGGATATTAAGGACCTTCTGAAAGATCCTCATGGTGTTCTAAACTGGGATAGAAATGCAGTTGATCCATGCAGCTGGTCTATGATTACCTGTTCACGTGATACTTTTGTCATTGCCCT AGCAGCTCCAAGCCAAAGTTTGTCTGGCTTGATTTCTCCTAGCATCAGGAACTTAACCCACCTTCAGACTCT GCTTCTGCAGAACAACAACTTATCCGGACCTATCCCCTCTGAGCTGGGAAGGCTCCCAAAACTTCAGACAATTGATATTTCTGATAATCTGTTCACTGGGGAAATTCCTCCTTCTCTAGCTCAACTGAAAAGTCTCCAATACCT GAGGGTAAACAATAACAGTCTCACAGGAGCTATTCCTTTGTCGTTGATGAATATGACTCAGCTGACATTTCT AGACTTTTCTTTCAATAATTTGAGTGGTCCTGTACCAAAGCTGCCTGCTAAAACATTCAA CATTTTGGGAAATCCAATGATATGTCCAACTGGGAAGGAGCCAGAGTGCAATGGGACAGCTCCGATGCCTCTATCCTTGCCTTTAAATAACTCCCAAA GTCTGCAGCCTGCAGCTAAACCTAAAAGTAACAGAGTTGCCTTAGCCTTTGGAACAAGTCTTGGATGCATCTGCCTGCTAATTATTGGATTTGGTTTCTTTCTGTGGTGGAGACAAAAGCACAGTCAGCAGATATTCTTTGATGTTAATG AACAACACCATGAAGAAGTGTGCCTAGGAAACTTGAGGAGATTCCAATTTAGAGAACTTCAGGTGGCCACAAACAACTTCAGCAGCAAAAACATTCTTGGAAAAGGTGGTTTCGGGAATGTCTACAAAGGCTATCTCCAAGATGGAACAATTGTAGCAGTCAAAAGGCTAAAAGATGGCAATGCCATTGGTGGAGATATTCAATTCCAGACTGAAGTTGAGATGATTAGCCTTGCAGTTCATAGGAACTTGCTCCGACTCTACGGATTTTGCATAACACCAACTGAAAGACTCCTGGTGTATCCCTTCATGTCTAATGGAAGTGTTGCCTCACGTCTTAAAG CCAAACCGCCCTTGGATTGGGGTACAAGGAAAAGAATTGCACTGGGTGCTGCAAGGGGATTGCTGTACCTGCATGAGCAATGTGATCCCAAGATTATTCACAGAGATGTGAAGGCTGCAAACATATTGCTGGATGATTACTGTGAGGCAGTTGTAGGAGACTTTGGACTGGCAAAGCTCTTGGACCATCGCGACTCACACGTCACAACAGCTGTAAGGGGCACAGTAGGGCATATAGCTCCTGAATATCTCTCGACAGGCCAGTCATCAGAGAAAACAGATGTCTTTGGGTTTGGAATTCTTCTGTTAGAATTGATCACCGGACAGAGGGCTTTAGAATTCGGCAAAGCAGCAAATCAGAAAGGAGCAATGCTGGATTGG gttaaaaaaattcaccaagaaaagAAGCTTGAGTTGCTAGTTGACAAGGACCTGAAAAACAGCTATGACAGGATTGAGCTAGAGGAAATGGCACAAGTGGCTTTATTGTGCACCCAATATCTTCCTAGCCACAGACCTAAAATGTCTGAAGTGGTTCGGATGCTAGAAGGCGATGGACTTGCGGAAAAGTGGGAAGCCTCTCAAAGAGCTGAGGCTACAAGATGCAGAGCCAATGAATTCTCATCTTCTGAAAGATATTCTGATCTAACAGATGACTCTTCATTGCTTGTCCAAGCAATGGAACTCTCGGGACCCAGGTGA
- the LOC140016784 gene encoding F-box/FBD/LRR-repeat protein At1g13570-like, whose translation MDNDLREDLISDLPQSIIETILTKLPIRDAVRTCALSSKWRYKWTTITDLVFNDKCVSSCYDRPFLENKLVSFITHFLFLHDGPIHKFALSTSFLQSSPDIDQWLLFLSRRGIRNLSIELGEGEWFRAPSCLFTCSKLTHLELVRCELDPPPKFKGFLCLKYLNLQQILMPPDDIEYLISSCPLLESLTLSYFDGLELALHAPNLKYLILEGEFMDICLENTPRLIAVSIAMYITDDIAEHFEQSSSCNFDKFLGGVPCLERLVGQIYFTKYLSIGIDSGSTPIKYHHLKIIELYQVNFEDLNEVLAVLRLIVSSPNLKELHIAGPSNTAAAVVGSDLGFWEKECPTDYMFDQLKTVKITEVSGTLHEMGFIKFLLEHAPVLKVMTITPSAYITEGRLSMLVNLVRFRRASAQAEVIFVQEQP comes from the exons ATGGATAATGATCTGAGGGAGGATTTGATTAGTGATCTGCCTCAAAGCATCATAGAAACTATCCTGACAAAGCTTCCAATAAGGGACGCTGTCAGGACATGTGCATTGTCAAGCAAATGGAGGTATAAATGGACTACTATCACAGATCTTGTATTTAATGATAAATGTGTGAGCTCTTGTTATGACAGACCATTTTTGGAGAACAAACTTGTGAGTTTCATcacccattttctttttcttcatgatGGACCTATTCACAAGTTTGCATTATCTACTTCATTCTTGCAAAGTTCCCCTGATATAGATCAGTGGCTGCTTTTTCTTTCAAGAAGGGGTATTAGGAACTTAAGCATTGAATTAGGTGAAGGTGAGTGGTTTAGGGCACCCTCTTGTCTTTTTACGTGTTCAAAATTGACTCATTTGGAGCTTGTGAGGTGTGAATTGGACCCTCCACCAAAATTTAAGGGCTTCTTGTGTCTGAAGTATCTTAATCTTCAACAAATTCTCATGCCTCCGGATGATATTGAGTATCTCATTTCAAGTTGCCCACTGCTTGAGAGTTTGACATTGTCGTACTTTGATGGTTTGGAGCTTGCTCTGCATGCTCCAAATCTGAAGTACTTGATCTTGGAGGGTGAGTTCATGGATATTTGCCTTGAGAACACCCCACGCTTGATAGCCGTGTCTATTGCTATGTACATTACTGATGATATAGCCGAACACTTTGAACAAAGTTCAAGCTGCAATTTTGATAAGTTTCTTGGTGGTGTTCCATGTCTTGAAAGACTTGTTGGGCAAATATACTTCACGAAG TATCTCAGCATAGGAATCGACAGTGGAAGCACTCCAATTAAGTATCACCATCttaaaattattgaattgtatCAAGTAAACTTTGAAGACCTGAATGAAGTACTCGCTGTACTTCGTCTGATTGTGAGCTCCCCAAATCTAAAAGAGCTTCATATTGCG GGTCCCTCAAACACAGCAGCTGCTGTAGTTGGTTCTGATTTGGGGTTTTGGGAGAAAGAATGTCCAACTGATTACATGTTCGATCAGCTCAAAACTGTGAAGATAACTGAGGTGTCTGGGACGCTGCATGAAATGGGGTtcatcaagtttttgttggagcaTGCACCTGTACTCAAAGTGATGACTATCACACCCAGTGCTTACATTACAGAAGGAAGATTGAGTATGTTAGTTAACTTGGTGAGGTTTAGACGGGCTTCTGCACAAGCTGAAGTCATATTTGTTCAAGAACAACCATAA
- the LOC140016984 gene encoding inorganic pyrophosphatase TTM2-like, which produces MVQDASRSESTHQKPGLLKDQVQLARRRGSDRYEIVPIPEPLSFEKGFFAVIRAFQLLAQKNDGLLLVGVAGPSGAGKTVFTEKILNFMPAVAVISMDNYNDSSRIVDGNFDDPRLTDYETLLKNIQDLKAGKQVEVPIYDFKSSSRIGYRFSSLTLEVPSSRIVIIEGIYALSEKLRPLLDLRVSVTGGVHFDLVKRVLRDIQRAGQEPEEIIHQISETVYPMYKAYIEPDLQTAHIKIINKFNPFTGFQCPTYILKSSRCLTVDQIKSVLSEEHAEIKEQTYDIYLLPPGEDPETCQSYLRMRNKDGKYNLMFEEWVTDSPFVISPRITFEVSVRLLGGLMALGYTIAAILKRSSHVFSDDKVCVKIDWLEQLNRQYIQVQGRDRAVVKSVAEQLELEGSYTPRTYIEQIQLEKLVNEVMALPDDLKTKLSIDEDIVSSPKKALSRVSAERVAQRNKNLKRGMSHSYSTHRDNSFSKANGFSSHNHRFEDRTTDSVAPLPNQGAIMQLSEQISTLNARMDDFTSQVEEFSSKLTSRRSSPPSQNLVSQAEACNGSAPTSHFISSLENGFVTGGIMPSSSSSSLLGKDAPLMEEISNIARGQRQIMHQLDSLRNLVHENLGKRACPARINKSSETAYVDPVGVSLILTFAIGGLGILFFKGYTPRN; this is translated from the exons TGCTGGCACAAAAGAATGATGGACTATTATTAGTAGGCGTGGCTGGTCCTTCTGGAGCCGGAAAGACTGTATTTACTGAGAAAATACTCAATTTTATGCCAGCTGTTGCAGTCATCTCAATGGACAATTATAATGATTCTAGCCGAATTGTTGATGGCAACTTCGATG ATCCACGCTTGACTGACTATGAGACATTGTTAAAGAATATCCAAGATCTTAAAGCAGGGAAGCAGGTTGAGGTTCCGatttatgatttcaaatccagCTCCCGCATTGGATACAGATTTAGTTCCTT GACGCTTGAAGTTCCAAGCTCTCGCATTGTGATAATTGAGGGCATCTATGCTTTAAGTGAGAAATTGCGGCCTTTATTGGATCTTCGAGTATCTGTCACAGGGGGTGTTCATTTTGACCTTGTAAAACGGGTACTACGGGACATTCAACGAGCAGGACAAGAGCCTGAAGAAATAATCCACCAAATATCTGAGACG GTGTATCCGATGTATAAAGCTTATATTGAGCCTGACCTCCAGACTGCACATATTAAAATCATTAACAAGTTCAATCCTTTCACTGGATTCCAGTGTCCTACTTATATTCTTAAG TCATCAAGGTGTTTGACAGTTGATCAAATCAAGTCTGTGCTGTCTGAAGAGCATGCAGAAATCAAGGAGCAGACTTATGATATATATCTTCTTCCACCTGGCGAGGATCCAGAGACATGCCAATCATACCTAAGGATGCGAAATAAAGATGGGAAGTACAATCTTATGTTTGAG GAGTGGGTCACAGATTCTCCATTTGTAATATCACCAAGAATAACTTTTGAAGTTAGCGTGCGGCTTCTTGGTGGTTTGATGGCCCTGGGATACACAATAGCAGCTATACTTAAGAGAAGCAGTCATGTATTCTCTGATGATAAGGTCTGTGTGAAAATTGATTGGCTGGAGCAGCTCAACCGTCAATACATTCAG GTTCAAGGAAGAGACCGGGCTGTTGTAAAAAGTGTTGCAGAGCAGCTGGAACTGGAAGGTTCATATACCCCACGCACCTATATTGAACAAATACAACTGGAAAAGCTTGTGAATGAAGTTATG GCTCTGCCAGATGATTTGAAGACAAAGCTTAGCATAGATGAGGATATTGTCTCGAGCCCTAAAAAAGCACTTTCTCGAGTGTCAGCAGAAAGGGTAGCACAAAGGAATAAAAATCTTAAGAG GGGTATGTCACATTCATATTCTACCCACAGGGACAATAGTTTCTCTAAGGCCAATGGATTTTCCTCTCATAACCATAGATTTGAGGACAGGACAACAGATTCAGTGGCACCATTACCTAACCAG GGGGCCATCATGCAGCTATCAGAACAAATATCTACTTTAAATGCTCGGATGGATGATTTCACATCTCAGGTTGAAGAATTTAGTTCCAAGCTAACCAGCAGACGATCATCCCCACCTTCACAAAATTTGGTTTCGCAAGCTGAAGCCTGTAATGGCTCTGCACCgacttctcattttatttctaGCTTAGAGAATGGCTTCGTAACTGGAGGTATAATGCCGAGTTCCTCATCTTCCTCCCTTTTAGGGAAGGATGCTCCACTGATGGAAGAG ATATCCAACATAGCCAGGGGGCAGCGCCAAATCATGCATCAATTGGACAGTCTTAGGAATCTTGTTCATGAGAACTTGGGAAAGAGAGCCTGTCCAGCCAGAATAAACAAGAGCAGTGAGACGGCTTATGTTGATCCTGTTGGAGTCTCTCTCATTTTGACATTTGCAATAGGTGGCTTGGGAATCTTGTTCTTTAAGGGTTATACACCCCGAAATTGA
- the LOC140017076 gene encoding S-adenosylmethionine decarboxylase proenzyme-like, giving the protein MALPFSAIGFEGYEKRLEISFFEPSIFADPEGKGLRSLTKTQLDEILEPAECTIVSTLSNKYVDSYVLSESSLFVHPYKIIIKTCGTTKLLLSIPPILKLAESLSLTVRAVKYTHGSFIFPGAQSFPHRSFSEEVALLDSYFGKLGSGSKAFVMGDSGQPQKWHVYYASAGSEQSSDPVYTLEMCMTGLDREMASVFYRSQSSSAALMTVQSGIRKILPESEICDFEFDPCGYSMNSIEGDAISTIHVTPEDGFSYASFEAAGYDLKVVNLGLLIARVLACFEPSEFSIAVHADLSPKLLELTCSLDLKGYHLGEKCREELGSDNSVVYQKFVKTVACGSPRSILKCCWKEDEEEEKE; this is encoded by the coding sequence ATGGCATTGCCATTCTCTGCAATTGGTTTCGAAGGTTATGAAAAAAGGCTTGAAATTTCGTTCTTTGAACCAAGCATCTTTGCTGACCCTGAGGGAAAGGGTCTTCGGAGCCTTACCAAAACTCAGTTGGATGAGATCCTTGAACCAGCTGAGTGCACTATTGTTTCTACCCTGTCAAACAAGTATGTGGACTCCTATGTCCTCTCTGAATCAAGCCTCTTTGTTCATCCTTACAAGATAATTATCAAAACTTGTGGGACGACAAAGTTACTTCTCTCGATTCCTCCCATCCTGAAGTTAGCTgaatctctctctcttactgTGAGAGCTGTGAAGTATACACATGGGAGCTTCATATTCCCTGGGGCACAGTCATTTCCTCATCGCAGCTTCTCTGAGGAAGTTGCCCTCCTTGATAGCTATTTTGGGAAGCTTGGGTCAGGAAGCAAGGCTTTTGTTATGGGCGATTCTGGTCAGCCACAGAAATGGCATGTTTACTATGCCTCTGCTGGATCAGAGCAATCCTCTGATCCTGTTTATACACTAGAAATGTGTATGACTGGCTTGGACAGGGAGATGGCTTCTGTCTTTTACAGGAGTCAGTCAAGTTCTGCGGCTCTGATGACAGTACAATCAGGAATACGGAAGATTCTCCCAGAGTCTGAGATATGTGACTTTGAGTTTGATCCATGTGGTTATTCCATGAACTCTATTGAAGGGGATGCCATATCTACAATTCATGTTACGCCAGAAGATGGTTTCAGCTATGCAAGTTTCGAAGCTGCTGGATACGATCTGAAAGTTGTGAATCTTGGACTGCTGATTGCCAGGGTGTTGGCTTGTTTTGAGCCAAGCGAGTTTTCCATCGCCGTTCATGCTGATCTGTCTCCGAAGTTACTTGAACTGACATGCTCTTTGGATCTAAAGGGTTACCATCTTGGTGAGAAGTGCCGTGAAGAGCTTGGATCTGACAATTCTGTTGTGTACCAGAAGTTTGTTAAGACTGTGGCCTGTGGATCTCCTAGGTCAATTCTGAAATGCTGCTGGAAAGAGGacgaggaagaagaaaaggagtaG